agctatcgtacctttacatggttgcatttaacatacataggcaacattgtccatatcatattttattcataatgtcttacttacttagcctgcatctcatacatttaacatatatttgcacagaatctcatgtcacacaatgtaacagtaaaaattcatacatattcctgtaaaataggctaacccacatttaacatttaattatttaacatataatttccatttcttacataattatccaaaaaattccttccactttcttcagttcatttccataaatacgtaactaaataagtggtcctaggcttaaaaatcatagttttacatggttggcattttaataattcacaccaaaacatacatataatataacataaattattatctttaatttcataaaatctgatttaatatataattttcccttacctgatttcttgaagtACGCCAACAGagatcccgaaaaatacctgcggcgctcacccggaccctgaatcaaatatcctaatttcattaaattaaacttaaataatatattattttaatatttcctacggtcataaattctaaataaataaatatgcctttaaatttagccaaattaccaaaatttttaaatttcactctcgctttggagtagagcctagaaaaccccaattagaactttacttatgtcaaaataacgacgatcacgactaggaccccgcggtggtacctgatcgtcgatttaacagcagatttaatgaaaaattgagaaattaggggaaagttgccttaccccaagaacggtgtctacgccgctcccacgataaatccgctccTGTAAAAATGTCGATGGcgaagttaggaatccaacgacaccttctattTTTCGATTGGAGCCCGTTAGGCtaacgaaattgaggagagagagagagagacggagacggagactGCGGACGGACGCAGAGAGAAGCTGGCGCAGGAAGCAATTTGCAGGAAGCCAGGCTTCcttatcttttgtttcttttccttttttttttttttctttttttcttttacttgctttacatataacataataatattattatatatatatatatgtatattatattatttatttaatacatcagatttaataatacttaattaattaattaattaattataatttatctttaaattttttattatttttttatttaattaatttaatactgtttaattaataaacaaattaattaataattactcttaaatttttttaattaaaattttttttttcaggttattacactTAGGGataagaagttgtatgcaaaattcggtaaatgtgaattctggctcaaaaaagttgtgtttttggggcatgttatctcaggatacagaatttctatagatcccagtaagattgaggcggtagtgaattaggtTAGACCAAGgcatgtccaggagatcaggagtttcttggggttagctggttattaccgtcgtttcgttgaggggttctcagctttatcaaaacctctgacatgactgactaggaagaatgccagatttgaatgggatgacagctgtgagcagagtttttaggaactgaaatagaggttagtcacagcgtcTGTATTGATCATCtggtctgggggtgagggttatactatctacagtgatgcgtccttgaagggacttggttgtgcactgatgcaacatggcagggtggtggcatatgcgtccagacaattgaaagaatatgaaaaggtctagcctacccatgatcttgaattggctgcagtggtacacgtattgaaaatttggaggcattatctgtacggtgagcagtgcgagattttctccaactataagagcttaaagtatttcttcacccaaaatgaattgaatatgagaccaaaaaaggtggttagagttaattaaagattttgattgtactatcagttaccacccagggaaagcaaacatggtaactgatgcattgagcaggaaatctggggaatcagcgttggcagctatggagatctagcggccgatcatgatggatttagagagactcaaaattgaattgattgagagtaaTACTCTAGCATGTATCGCCAATTTAGTAGTGCAGCCTacgctgcaagaaagaattaaagctgctcagaaggaaaatccaaaattagcagaggcGATGGACAAAGTGCAaagtggtcaaggggaggaattctgcatttcagatgacggagctttgcgattccgttccagattatgtgttcctgttaatgctgacatcaggaagactattttagatgaggctcacagatctttgtatacggttcatcctgaCAGtgcgaaaatgtacagggatctacgagagttttactggtggagtggtatgaagagagagattgctaagtatgtagcccagtgtttgatgtgtcagcaggtaaaagccaAGCACCAGAGGCTGGGAGGTCAGTtgtagccgttatttatcctagagtggaagtgggatcatatatctatggattttgtctcagggctgccatcgacatTGCATGGTTAGAATGCGATTTTTGTggtagtagatcggttgactaaaaccgcccattttctccctatcaagattagctattccctcagccgtttagcggagatttacattcaggaaatagttcgttctcatggggtgcctgtatctattgtgccagatcgagacccgcgattcacgtcataattttggaggagcttgcaggaggctctgaggtctcagttatcgtttagcatgacattccatacTCAGTTAGATGGatagattgagaggacgatacaaatactagaagatatgctccgtgcatatgtattagatttttggggtagctggactcagttcatgccactggtggagttcgcgtataataacagttatcagaccagtattgACATGGCGCCGTTTAAGGCTTTATACGGTagaagatgtcgatctcctttgtattaggacgagatgggtgagtggcaaGTTGTGGGTCCAAAGATGGTGCAGCAGACATATGACAAGGTTccgcttatcagggaaagaatcagtgcagttcagagcCGACATAAAAGTTATGTTGACAATCGCCGTAGGATTTTGGAATTCGAcgctggtgatcatgtgtttctgaagatagctcaattgaaaggagttatgagattcagaaagaagggtaaacttagccctagattcatcggtccgtttgagattttagagaaagtggggttgGTGGCCTACAGGCTCGCTTTgtcacctacactatccaggatgcacgacgtattccatgtatctatgttgaggaaatacgtcccaaatccttctcatattatcaactatggtgagttagaactcagtgattcgctagtctataaGGAGCTATCAGTGCAAATTTTGGACCGAAAGGAACAttaattacgtaataagaagatttctttggtaaaagttctatggaagaatcacgcagtagaagaggcttcttgggaactcgaggagcagatcagacaaaaatacccacaactATTCCAGGAAGATTagatgtgattaagaaatgtgagtaaatatgtaatatttcttttgcaggtacatttAATTCTTTTGTTATATGTACTCTCCTAGGAtttgaaatgtaaccacagtattccttcgtcataagtgagggcaagtaataaaataagtagactattttgtCTAATAAGGAACGATAAACTACAgtaatagtaaatttcgaggacgaaattttataaggaggggagaatgtaataactcgaagaataatagtatttaaataatgattaaaagGGTGGAGAATGGAAACGAGAAGAGAATGAGGCAGTAGGCCACGTCGATGAACGCGAAATTGaaattgggctcgtcaacgaggtgacatatctcgtcaacgaggaaatacaGAGAGAGGTTTTGGAtagtctaaatttcgtcgacgaggagtgggtttcgtcaacgaaattattaaaggaatcatcgacgagatgacgtggctcgtcgacgaatttagccctataaatagtgaaaaactcatatttttgatgaaattcagcgctgaaactctctctctctctcctcccttcggctcactctccttctctcttcgatttcgggcaaGATTTtcgtcggttcgacgatctgaagtcactacaacgctcctagagaagttctctccatatctgctggagcggatcgttagtggaACTGAGTTGAAATccgtccctaagttgaggtaaaactttttatgtcaaatttggtctttccatagttataagaaaggttatttacgaagaaatactgatgtttggttATGGGGGGTTGTCGTTTTTAAGGTTTTGATCAAGAatccctacgggtgttagaccaggatattttaggggctttttcagtagtcaggttagggaataaactaaagtagttatttttcatgcaaattactattatttatgagcaaattaattttctgaaaaatatgtacgatatttgaatattatgtaataaatgcatatttggaaaaatactgctgttgtacgggaattatgattttagaatgaaatgtatgatttatccaactttgtgtggcatgaatgttatttttcatgaaaagtattatgatatggaagattttatgagtaaaacatgttttcaggaattatgaaataatgcagtacattatagttttgaaaatacatgataattgatttattttgaaaatgatatgtatgagatattcggtgtaaggccgtgttttatgtatgatttcggcacgaggccgtatttatgaaatgttcagtgcgaagtcgtatttatgaaatgatttcggcgcgaggctgtatttatgaaattatgaaagatgctatattatcatgtattatatgttatcagaacctggatgttagtttagttcagttcaggagcacggtaccgtagcttatagataagatatctatgatcaaattggtgctaaccaccccacgagggggttggagatggatagtcgatgtgactttcagtagagtgtggacgtccacctggcagtccggaccagggtgtggcaggcccatcgtacttacagacatttttgactcggcagtggtcggccagccgttgtcgggtcccgccttcgggttgcacaacccgtaatggggggtaatacatgacatcagctaactatttatcttgggtatgttttcagtattattagttataacagacgttttatgaacgatatgagttattagcaaatatgaaaatatatgattattcagtacgatatgatgaatgtttacagatatatgaatatactgcatatgtataattgtattaaatgttcatattgccacacagctgtatttagtttattttcccttactgagatgtgtctcacccccaaatttaattaattttttaggagaccctgagagaccaacgggtcgtggccgccgttgagtaaGTTGAGCTTccttgctagaagggtaagctttgatctaggatcaggagatttttgttgtaagattttagatctattttgatgttttggagattgtattcaaatattgtattttgggaatgtagtaagctctggtattatgtaattaatggtttgatggatgtaaaatatttttactgctgcttaggtttctgctgtttATGTCATGCTATCCCcactacccacgagttcgggttgatgttattattatttatatttattatgtgataagttaaccAAGACGTTACAATGATTTCcactaaaatattattttaaaatccacATTTTCCAGTTCACGTACCCCGGGGCAACACACTTGGTTATGTTCTCGCCCCATGCAGGAGAACGTCGTGACAGGCACAATAACCAATGGATGACAAATGACAATCcgcaaatattatttttaatactaACCCTACTAAGTTTGTTTGACATAGTCAACTtactaattgaaaattttgaggtGGGACACAAGAAGTTGATATTTATAAAGTAGAAATTAtaaaatacacaaaaaaaaagGATGGACAAGTATTGGGTAATggttttattatcattattatcattattattattattattttttaaaggtGATTGGAAAAGAGGGAGcgtttaaaaaaataaagtcttaatttttttttctcatcttaGGGAGAAGgaataaaacattaaaaattaTGTAGGATTCGCTTGAGTTTGAATGCATCCTTTCTATGACTGAAAGTTGTCATAATAAACAAgtaaatttttcttaatttttaccaaCATTTAAGTTGACATTTATGCTTAAAATCTACTTAATGATTTGCCCACATCATAGCCTATCGACTCTAAAATACCCCATGACACAAGATTTTTGATAATTTAATATGGGACATACATTATGTGCGAGCAATTGCGAACAACCTAGTAGATgttgaaatttaataaaaagtttGGCTTATCAACATATTTTGATCATTAAACACTAAGTGTAACTttattcaatttatttatttattcaatttaTTGATCCAGCTTTAGTTGAtttaattatatgaaaattttggtTGATTTACATAAATGTCTATTAATTTTtcccttaaaattttaaaaaaattagagcTATAGCCACACAAGTTTAGCTTGTTTAGAATCATACCATGCAAAATATAGTGCTTAGATGATTTATGGCCATCCATCCTTGAGATTTGGTTGATGGATTGAGCATGAAAATGAAAGATTTACAAAGAAAAAGGACAGTCCACGAGAAACATACCAACTCTTCACAAATATTGCATTGTGTTCACCATATTCCCATACATGAAAAGAATTGTCACTAACTGTCATTCTTTAGTTtatctaaacaaaaataaaaataaatataaaaaataaaaacaaacatttGATGTCATGGTTGGTTTATATAACAAATGGAATTagaaaaaaagatgaaaaattgaATGGCAAGTATGGTAAGATcaatgcatgtttttttttttatactcgAGATTGGGTTACGCAATGTGTGACTACTACAACCTTTTCAATTGCATTAAATGGGAGTTTTCATGGATTCTTTAAAGGAAAGAAAGGGCTTAGACAAGGGGATCCGTTTTCTCCCATTCTTTTTGTAATCTATATGGAGTATTTATCAAGATTGTTGAAAGCCCAGCCTGAATTTCATTATCACCCTAAGTGTGGAGATTTGAAAATCCCACACCTTGCTTTTGCAGATGATCTGATTTTATTTTATAGGGGGATGTCCCTTTGGTCCAACTTCTTATAGATTGCTTGGTAAAAATTTCAGTGTGCTCTGGTCTTGAAGCTAATCTGCTAAAATCGAATATATTTACTGCAGTAATTAGAGGAAATGATCTTAATGACATTATGAGTATCACTGGTTTTTCTGAAGGAGTATTTCCTTTTGGTTATTTGGGTATTCCTCTTGCATCAACCAGACTTAACTTTATGCACTACTCTCCATCGATAAGTAAGATATCTagctgatatgcccataataaatcacactaataagggcaggtcaacgcctgtctcTCACTTTCTCCAggtctgactttctgacgagtgattagctccgatctaataaagaggaagagagatCCCCGCCAACACCCATAATAACCAGTAATAGGTGCACGTACTTATGGCAGGAGAGTGATTCACGCCCCCGTGCAATAAATTCGATCCAACcggcggtcaactcaagcccctataagaagggatttggagtACAGGCAAAGGTAAGTGATACAACACTactctactgttgcatttagcctccctaaaagccttcctcttacttaggcatcggagagatcccccggagtacaccccgagtcctccaagtctttcttctcttcctttttcaggtcaacgagagtcgaaggagcatcccaactactttttaccccgcaacaattggcgccgtctgtgggaagttACTTTTAGGAGGCGATATTATCTTGCTCTCGACTTTCAACATTCCAGTAATGCCGACCTCACGCAATTCTACCTCCTTCCCTGATACAAAAGAAACATCTCAATCCTTCCAATGGACCTCCGCCGACTCATCTAgtgtcagtagggaggagttccttgctttccagaaggaaatgaaggatatgctcagccaactcttacaacagaagagtcaagaagggcacgTCCTACCCCAACCGCAAGGGAATCCCAGCGCAGACAAGCAAGCTAACGAACCAatggagaaagaagagaaaactcacctcaataagaaggtagaagatgcaaatagcgtggacgtcaaccaacaaagatccaccgagctcgaggaaagaataaagaagattgattacatagagaagatgatgaaggagGGCAGAACCAGGCCCTACTATGGGGAAACATCCCTAAAGTCCTCGGAGCCTCCATTAAGCAAAGAGATCATGGAAGCTCCATTGCccagtagattcaagatgcccacctttgagagATACGAAGGTTCATCTGACCCCATTGATCACCTAGAtaatttcaaaatgttaatgcAGTTGCAAGGGGCTCCTGACGCCATCATGTACCGAGCGTTTGCTACCACCCTTAAGGGTACCGCCAGAGACTGGTATCGAACTCTTTGACCAGGATCTGTTGGTTCCTTCCAAGAGATGGAGCAAATGTTCACCGGTCACTTTCTTAGTAGCCGGAGAGTTGCTAAAACAACAAGCCATTTAATGAGTATGGTGCAAGGGGACCAGGAAACTCTAAAGAACTTCATGCACCGGTTTAACACAGCaaccctagaaatccgcaacttGGATATGGGGGTAGCTTTGGCCGCCTTGACAACGGCTCTCCAACCCGGAAGCTTCTTATACTCCCTAGGGAAAAAACCACCGGTGGACATGGGGGAGTTGATGATCCGAGCAGAGAAATACAtaaacctggaggagatgatggatacgagAGGAAATCGCATAGAGCGGAAAAGGGGAAACAATAACAGAGAATCTGGAGATACCTATAGATCTGTAAAAAGGCAGGAAACTAGTGCGCTGCAAAAGGGTCAAAGGATGAGAGGACAGCAcgacaagttctccacctacacacccctaAATGTACCGTGCTCAGAGTTACTGATGCAGATAAAAAAGAAGGACTACGTCTcgtggcctgaacctatgcgaacgcctctatataagcggaacatgtccaagCTTTGCGTATTCCATAGGGATCACAgccacgacacagaagaatgcatttAGCTGAAGAAATAAATCGAGGTCCTAataaggagggggcatctgtcaAAGTTTATCAAGAAAGAAAATCCAGAAAGGGAACAACTTGAGCAAAGAAGGCATGgcgcaaaagagaaggaagagcaggtAATTGGGGAGATTGCGGTGATCTTCGAAGGATCCGCCAATGGAGGAGATAGCGGGAGTGtacgcaaaagatatgctaaacaagTGCTGACGATGGAGAAGagggaaaccagtagcaaacgaaaTAGGAGAGATGACGtcataacctttgacagcggagacGAACAAGGAGTGCAGCAACCGCATGATGATGCACTAGTGCTCTCCCTGCTCGTGGCCAACTACATGGTCAGACGCATACTGATAGACAACgggagctcggccaacatcatgttctggtcggtcttGGTCGGGATGAAAATCGGCAAGGAATGACTGAAACCCGTCTCGACCCCCTTGGTAGGATTTGGAGGAGACACCGTTCACCCTTTGGGAACAATCACTTTACCGGTAACAATAGGGACGACCCCGCAGCAGGTAACGACATTGACAGAATTCCTAGTGGTTGACCGACCTTCGGtatacaatgtcatcttgggtcgccCTTTCCTTAACGCAGTTCGGGCGGTAACGTCAACATACCACCTCAGAGTTAAATTCCCTACACCACAAGAGATAGGATCTGCCAAGGGAGATCAGGCCGCTGCTCGAagttgctatgtaatggccttgAAAGGGAAGGTGGAGGCTAAAGAAGCTCTAACGGTCGAAGATCTAGAAGTCAGAGGAGAGTATCCCCAAATCAGTACGTTACACGAAGATATCAAACACATACCACTGCGAGGCCACCAGAAGAGAAGTATACAGATCGGGAATCACTTGCCCGACACCTTGAAAGCGGAGTTGATTGAACTCTTGGACGAATTCTCTGATTTGTTCGCATGGTCGGCCGCAGACATGCCCGGCATCGACCCTGCTGTGATAGAGCACAGATTGCAGGTcaaccccaaccaccgacctgtgaaacagaaaaaaaggagcttcgcAATGGAGCGGATCAAAATAATCGACGAGGAGGTGACGAAACTGTTGCAGGCCAACTTCATCTGAGAAGTAGACTACCCCGAATGGCTGAACAATGTGGTCTTGGTAAGGAAGCCCAACGGAAAATGGTgcacctgcatagacttcacgGACTTGAATAAAGCGTGCCCGAAGGACAGCTTCCCTCTCTTTCGAATTGATCAGCTAGTGGATTCGACCTTGGGGCATgagctcctcagcttcatggatgcttactcagggtacaaccaaatccctatgagtcAAGCTGACGaggaaaaaatttcttttgtcaccgaaaggggtttatattgttaccgggtgatgcccttcggcttaaaaaatgcgggggccacatatcagaggttagtgaacaagatttttaaagaatAGCTCGGAAAAACAATGGAAGCGTACGTGGACGATATGTTGGTGAAAAGCATGAAATCAAGGCAACATTGTAAAGATTTGAGGGAAACATTCAAGCTCCTTCGCCGGTACCACATGAGGTTGAACCCCTCGAAGTGTGTGTTCGGCGTTTCTGCAGGAAAATTCTTGGGTTTTATGGTGACTcatagaggtatagaagcaaatccGAATAAAATACGAGCGCTGCTGGAGATGGAAGCTCCAAGGACTAAAAAGGAGATCCAAGTTCTGACggggaggatagcctccctcagcaggtttatctcctgctcaggggacaaaggcttacccTTCTCTAGAGCACTACGGAAGAAGGGAGAATTCGAATGGGGGGGAGGAACAGGATGAAGCCTTCGAGCAGCTTaagcaatacctcggatcccctcctctcttgacaaaagcaaagaatggggaagacctctatctatatatagctgCCACGAAAAATGCAGTCAGCTCCGTCCTGGTCCGGGAAGAAAGTAGGAAGCATCAGCCTATATATTACACAAGTAAGGTGCTAAGTGGTGCCGAAAAGAACTATTGTATGGTGGAAAAAGCtgccttctccatcatctgtgcagcGCGAAAATTAAGGCCCTATTTTCAAGCCTATAGGGTTGTCCTGTTAACAAACCTGCCAATGAGACAAATTCTACAACGACCggagagttcgggaaggatgacgaGGTGGTcgatagaattaagtgaattcgaCATACAGTATCAACCGAGGCCCGCAGTCAAAGCTCAAGTACTCGCAGATTTTACAGCAGAAAGGCTCCCCGAGTCATCGACAAAGTCGGAGGAGTGGACGCTACACGTTGATGGATCCTCTAATGCTGCTGGAGGGGGAGCCGGATTCATCCTTTCTGACCTAGAGGGCAATGAAACTCTCTTCGCAATAAAGCTGGAGTTCGTAGCAACCAACAACGAGGCGGAGTACGAAGCTCTGTTATCCGGCCTGCGCCTGGCGgaagcattaggggtggcacaAATCAAAGTATTGAGTGATTCCTAGCTGGTGGTAGAGCAGCTTAAAGGAGAATTCGAGgctagggatccaagaatgaagaaatatctctcCAAGGCAAGAGAATACATAGAGGCATTCGTCCAGTTCGACATAGAACACGTACCGAGAGCAGAGAACCAAAAGGCGGACGCACTCGCGAAGTTAGCTTCGGCAACCAGTTCGGAATGGAAAGACACTATCTATCTCGAACGCATAGGGAAACCATCGTACGAGGAAGCCAGAATTAACTCAGTGGCGTCCGAGTTCAGCAAGGACGATTGGAGAGCGTCCTTATTCCTATACCTCCAGGACGGATCCTTACCAGAAGATAATAAGGAGGCCCAAAAGGTGAGGAGGAAAGCTGCAAGATATACGTTGATAGTCCGGGAGCTCTACAGGCGATCCCTGACATTGCCCTACCTT
This region of Malania oleifera isolate guangnan ecotype guangnan chromosome 10, ASM2987363v1, whole genome shotgun sequence genomic DNA includes:
- the LOC131165949 gene encoding uncharacterized protein LOC131165949; translation: MEQMFTGHFLSSRRVAKTTSHLMSMVQGDQETLKNFMHRFNTATLEIRNLDMGVALAALTTALQPGSFLYSLGKKPPVDMGELMIRAEKYINLEEMMDTRGNRIERKRGNNNRESGDTYRSVKRQETSALQKGQRMRGQHDKFSTYTPLNVPCSELLMQIKKKDYVSWPEPMRTPLYKRNMSKLCFIKKENPEREQLEQRRHGAKEKEEQVIGEIAVIFEGSANGGDSGSVRKRYAKQVLTMEKRETSSKRNRRDDVITFDSGDEQGVQQPHDDALVLSLLVANYMVRRILIDNGSSANIMFWSVLVGMKIGKE